In the genome of Balneola sp., one region contains:
- the mltG gene encoding endolytic transglycosylase MltG, whose amino-acid sequence MNFSATFSLQKNDLLVTISFFLIVVLATIASRQLRLTSENALLFEDTTYLKVDQRTNLEGLIESLDSLNVDYDQQELRWASRILGWRTFQRGNYEINGYYSYEVFLSKLSRGIQDPVPVVILPGITKERFALSVSNQVSINEEDMLDIFQDSLFLDELGLTTEELFGRMLPETYRIYWTSTPKELVRRVLREFESTVIDVYSDSTDALGYSIQDVLTMASIVEWEANLEEEKAVISGLYWNRLNQRMRLQADPTVNFAIGERRRLLFEDYEFEHPFNTYLNRGLPPGPVTNPSLSTIKATLFPEEHNYIYMVANPEGGHIFTETFEEHQVESAKWRRWLREQYRIKRARDAENSSSER is encoded by the coding sequence ATGAATTTCAGTGCTACATTTTCATTACAAAAAAATGACCTACTCGTTACGATTAGCTTTTTCCTAATCGTTGTATTGGCAACCATTGCTTCACGACAGCTTCGATTGACATCGGAAAACGCCTTACTTTTTGAGGATACTACCTATCTGAAAGTCGATCAACGAACGAACCTTGAAGGACTCATTGAATCGTTAGACTCCTTAAATGTAGATTACGATCAGCAGGAATTGAGATGGGCTTCCCGCATTCTTGGATGGCGTACATTCCAGCGCGGTAATTATGAAATCAACGGATACTACTCTTATGAGGTATTTCTCTCAAAGCTGTCTCGTGGAATCCAGGATCCGGTACCGGTTGTAATTCTGCCCGGTATCACGAAAGAACGTTTTGCCTTGTCAGTTTCTAATCAGGTATCGATAAATGAAGAAGACATGCTGGACATATTTCAAGACTCTCTTTTTTTGGATGAACTCGGACTAACCACTGAAGAACTATTTGGAAGGATGCTTCCGGAGACATATCGAATCTATTGGACAAGTACACCTAAGGAGCTAGTACGAAGAGTTTTGAGAGAATTTGAGTCCACAGTTATTGATGTATATTCGGATTCAACCGATGCATTAGGGTATTCTATTCAGGATGTTTTAACTATGGCATCTATTGTGGAATGGGAGGCTAATCTGGAAGAGGAGAAGGCTGTAATTAGTGGGTTATACTGGAACCGTTTGAATCAAAGGATGCGTTTACAAGCCGATCCAACTGTGAATTTTGCAATTGGAGAGCGAAGGAGGCTACTCTTTGAGGATTACGAATTCGAACACCCTTTCAATACTTATCTCAATAGAGGGCTTCCTCCGGGGCCGGTAACAAACCCTAGTCTTTCAACAATAAAAGCGACGCTATTTCCTGAAGAACATAACTATATCTATATGGTTGCTAATCCGGAGGGTGGCCATATTTTTACCGAAACCTTTGAAGAGCATCAGGTAGAGAGTGCGAAGTGGAGAAGATGGCTAAGAGAACAGTACCGGATTAAAAGGGCAAGAGATGCTGAAAATTCTAGTTCTGAGCGATAA